One genomic segment of Falco peregrinus isolate bFalPer1 chromosome 7, bFalPer1.pri, whole genome shotgun sequence includes these proteins:
- the CASP8AP2 gene encoding CASP8-associated protein 2 isoform X1 produces MATDEDELGLFDIRYGAEASPFREGDESSVDIYDGLDNGLTVPDNSAPNSTPAGNSLNLFDEILIEEGTAKEASYNELQAEYGKCQQQIKELMKKFKEIQAQNVILQNENQALKKNISALIKTARVEINRKDEEISNLHQRLSEFPSHRSSFTRYLPGSTNGRCSEMCKTKDSKFRPPDSGDSVKMEHRMKNDCSKDTYHSYSSHNTDSGKSSSEKRNTPYLLRYPPEELCIDSTHTCLPNYDHSSNKDNRKERKEIKSNEQYSRGSGNKYKREVHQSTGNNGDSEEGNSDPQQKLKTLSEKASKNDLQQKSQSLKFKRSPSVERRVERGVSSREKQTTGKDRFQTRGELFADERSQNVLKKDIKTYDKDEKNAGQKNKPNEKLQEQPRRSGRGSSPHSKNEQSKSLHESRKCRMEESRKGKDNDCRRDRGANDYTSRDGRTSPSSSKSREHKYARLKENSSRYEWETAHSKSERHRTEEKRKRERENQDENKHFRNERKVAKEFFHQSAKESKKGTDVTKSERNKSYKLEATSRVADSFKDHKVPKTKDDHTGTKSKDLKLSFMEKLNLTLSPAKKQCLSPTDRLKTSSPKAADEGSAELTLQAELLDFAHPVNCGPTEQSDLTLQVLDSAAQSDGAPAAPVPVNSEDEAVEVAAADPAQSEALSAVAVDELSSEILPEAQVGQVQPQALPGAAELPVPDEMQAETSEAAEACDVVESEAPATAAAVSDLNHPESLPLEVAGSVAECENLPVMVGVMQDDDVPAAAQSEPVSESMRALPESAAEKKEDKIRLAANIESSADQCGSQNLVLDDSEAKNSGDLECCDITDDTSETKPDSLMEVVKDDDPLAAENVECPTEGEGICEINMGTSQSHDRTMLTEKDETLVDQNACDLEPDLTEIHTAASSLSGEMYPRTKDRETNPFAIDDDSSILSIDLNHLRYIPKAISPLNSPMRPLAKALKMESPCKGLVKSYNKDVIPESTVVVCPSKNLSKELNKENQKPVSMSDEHLEMESQLSISSDEIEEGEIISSDEEKSKLERGSENTKKSRPKASPEARNLTSSPQNQKSKTVCCNEDYGKFISVKVSTKKNGERHKNQTFRSSKDMKKNKTVSIASLEKIVHVIVEPSNVQEVMQMLRAVRKQMRKNYMKFKVHFPVQRFHRIIESGIINFTSLIKYLNFSKMSTLGETVKLNICDIIESKLKQVKKNAIVDRLFEQQVSDMKKQLWKFVDEQLDYLFEKIRRIIIKLCDVQNESKEGKFEKAGKQKHKIGHKNDVQRSRKRSLKARSQKHEEYIISKQIVGYQRPKCQHEKSKTDAPKPAFTKCLNSIDNTRNSQAKVHLFKENNLQGTLTPFKGVKYEKEGFQLSRDANKSDLSYELLTEQQASSLTFNLVSDAQMGEIFKSLLQGSDLLEKNGGNIDRNEWEFRTPEKQVLDSYKCRGNAAELVQEIVPKETCVESRPVEDINWPIVSPVRAPSLASRLQMSVDPDVLDESCMFEVPTNAASCKEDECNLQKNKSFVSSILLEDLAVSLTIPSPLKSDAHLSFLKPENNSSSTPEGVLSAHYSEDALLEEEDATEQDIHLALESDNSSSKSSCSSSWTSRPVAPGFQCRPSLPMQAVIMEKSNDHFIVKIRRAVPSISTASDQVALVKEARVSSAKIEKEEIRSGAKERDSQIATAATVQGTVKPDLVKTDRLPHVSIGKEQHPALPQPLKESYNSIGKEETTGLLGPCRKSSNAENHDTESPDEGSEQSQAHKLKVSENINEMGVGCSLESYVDITDDIVGEISCCAVKSTANNRSQETSAGNLETSNKKEELEECAGAFIDLTGEFSNETAAGECNFETKSTSNTDEGCQKSIDDKTSKKRKKESVRENSNSKRQRRETESAGEGSDASDTKSEEVNSAPKLCSSKKNELQQNKDSSPSASSASSPSLYAKNIIKKKGEVVVSWTRNDDREILLECQRKGPSSKTFGSLATRLNKSPNQVSERFKQLMKLFKKSKCK; encoded by the exons ATGGCAACAGATGAGGATGAACTGGGACTGTTTGATATCCGCTACGGTG ctgaAGCTTCCCCCTTCAGGGAAGGTGATGAGAGCTCGGTGGATATTTATGATGGCTTGGACAATGGTTTGACAGTTCCTG ACAATTCTGCTCCAAATTCTACACCAGCTGGAAACAGCTTAAATTTATTTGATGAGATATTAATTGAAGAAGGGACTGCGAAGGAAGCATCCTACAATGAG TTGCAGGCAGAATATGGAAAATGTCAGCAGCAAATTAAAGAGTTGATGAAGAAATTTAAGGAAATACAGGCACAG AATGTCATTCTGCAGAATGAAAACCAAGCtctgaaaaagaatatttcagcACTTATCAAAACAGCAAGAGTGGAAATTAACCGTAAGGATGAAGAAATCAGTAATCTCCATCAAAG GCTATCAGAATTTCCCAGTCATCGAAGTAGTTTCACCAGATACCTTCCAGGATCAACTAATGGAAGGTGCTCTGAGATGTGTAAAACAAAAGATTCCAAATTCAGACCTCCTGATTCAGGTGACAGTGTAAAGATGgagcacagaatgaaaaatgactGTTCAAAAGATACATACCACAGTTACTCATCTCATAATACAGACAGTGGGAAGTCTAgctctgaaaaaagaaacactccATATTTGCTGAGATACCCTCCCGAAGAGCTCTGCATTGACAGTACTCATACCTGTCTGCCAAACTATGACCATAGCTCCAACAAGgataacagaaaggaaagaaaagaaattaaaagtaatgaACAGTACAGTAGGGGAAGTGGCAACAAATACAAAAGAGAAGTACATCAGAGCACTGGAAACAACGGTGACAGTGAAGAAGGAAACTCAGATCctcagcaaaagctgaaaactcTTTCAGAGAAAGCTAGTAAAAATGACTTGCAACAAAAAAGTCAGAGCTTAAAATTCAAACGCAGTCCAAGTGTAGAAAGAAGAGTAGAAAGAGGTGTTTCTTCCAGGGAAAAACAAACTACTGGTAAAGACAGATTTCAAACAAGAGGTGAATTGTTTGCTGATGAGAGATCgcaaaatgtattaaaaaaagacattaaaacatatgataaagatgaaaaaaatgctggccaaaaaaataaaccaaatgaaAAGCTACAAGAGCAACCAAGGAGATCTGGTAGAGGGAGTAGTCCACACTCAAAGAATGAACAATCAAAGAGTCTTCATGAATCACGTAAATGTCGCATGGAAGAGtctagaaaaggaaaagacaatgACTGCAGGAGAGACAGGGGAGCAAATGATTATACTTCTCGAGATGGAAGGACTTCACCTTCTAGTTCCAAAAGCAGAGAACATAAATATGCACGCTTGAAGGAAAACAGTAGTAGATATGAATGGGAAACAGCACATTCCAAATCAGAAAGacacagaactgaagaaaaaaggaaaagagaaagagagaatcAGGATGAGaataaacattttagaaatgaaagaaaagttgcAAAAGAATTTTTTCACCAATCTGCAAAAGAATCCAAGAAAGGTACAGATGTTACAAAAAGTGAGAGAAACAAGTCCTATAAGCTAGAAGCAACATCCAGAGTAGCAGACAGTTTTAAAGACCATAAAGTTCCCAAAACTAAAGATGATCACACTGGGACAAAAAGCAAAGACTTAAAACTTAGCTTTATGGAAAAGCTAAATTTAACTCTTTCTCCTGCTAAGAAGCAGTGTCTCTCTCCAACAGATAGACTTAAAACATCTTCCCCAAAGGCCGCTGATGAGGGGAGTGCAGAGCTCACGCTGCAGGCAGAACTGTTAGATTTTGCCCACCCTGTTAACTGTGGTCCCACAGAGCAATCTGATTTAACACTACAAGTTCTGGACAGTGCAGCTCAAAGTGACGGGGCACCAGCAGCGCCAGTTCCTGTTAATTCTGAAGACGAAGCAGTGGAAGTTGCAGCAGCAGATCCAGCACAATCTGAAGCATTGTCAGCAGTGGCAGTGGATGAACTGAGCTCGGAAATCTTACCAGAAGCACAAGTGGGTCAGGTACAGCCCCAGGCCttgccaggagcagcagagttACCTGTTCCTGATGAGATGCAGGCTGAAAcatcagaagcagcagaggcttGTGATGTGGTTGAATCGGAAGCCCCAGCTACAGCAGCGGCAGTGTCAGATCTGAATCACCCTGAATCTTTGCCCCTGGAGGtggcagggagcgtggcagaGTGTGAAAACTTGCCTGTGATGGTGGGTGTGATGCAGGATGATGAtgtaccagcagcagcacagtctgAACCTGTCAGTGAAAGTATGAGAGCCCTTCCAGagtcagcagcagagaagaaagaagataaaatacgGCTAGCTGCTAACATAGAAAGCTCAGCAGACCAATGTGGCTCTCAAAACCTTGTCTTGGATGACTCTGAAGCCAAAAATTCTGGTGACCTGGAGTGCTGTGATATCACAGATGATACTAGCGAAACAAAACCAGACTCTTTAATGGAAGTAGTGAAGGATGATGATCCTTTGGCTGCAGAAAATGTTGAGTGTCCCACTGAGGGAGAGGGTATCTGTGAAATTAATATGGGTACATCTCAGTCACATGACAGAACTATGTTAACTGAGAAGGATGAAACATTAGTTGACCAGAATGCTTGTGATCTGGAGCCAGACTTAACTGAAATCCATACTGCAGCATCTTCTCTTAGCGGTGAGATGTATCCTAGAACTAAAGACAGAGAAACTAACCCATTTGCTATTGATGATGACAGCTCAATACTAAGCATTGATCTCAATCACTTGAGGTATATTCCGAAGGCAATCAGCCCACTGAACAGTCCGATGCGCCCTTTGGCTAAAGCACTTAAGATGGAAAGTCCCTGCAAAGGTCTTGTGAAGAGTTATAACAAAG atGTAATTCCTGAAAGTACAGTCGTTGTCTGTCCATCAAAGAATTTGTCAAAGGagttaaacaaagaaaatcagaagccAGTTAGCATGTCTGATGAACACTTGGAGATGGAGTCCCAGCTGAGTATCTCTTCAGATGAAATAGAAGAAGGAGAAATCATAAGCAGCgatgaagaaaaatctaaacTAGAAAGAGGctctgaaaatacaaagaagtCAAGACCAAAAGCTTCTCCCGAGGCACGAAATTTGACCAGCAGTCCGCAGAATCAAAAGAGCAAAACTGTGTGTTGCAATGAAGATTatggaaaatttatttctgtgaaagtaAGTACAAAGAAGAACGGAGAGAGGCATAAAAATCAGACTTTCAGATCTTCGAaggatatgaagaaaaataaaacagtgagcATTGCTTCTCTTGAAAAAATAGTTCATGTTATTGTTGAACCTTCAAATGTACAAGAAGTCATGCAGATGCTAAGAGCTGTACGAaaacagatgaggaaaaatTACATGAAGTTCAAGGTACACTTCCCAGTTCAACGTTTtcacagaattatagaatcTGGTATCATAAATTTTACatcattaataaaatacttgaaCTTTTCCAAGATGTCTACATTAGGTGAGACAGTAAAATTGAATATCTGTGATATTATAGAGTCCAAACTTAAGCAAGTTAAAAAGAATGCAATAGTGGACCGTCTTTTTGAACAACAAGTATCAGATATGAAAAAACAGTTATGGAAATTTGTAGATGAACAGCTTGATTACTTATTTGAAAAGATAAGGAGAATTATAATAAAACTATGTGATGTGCAAAATGAGAGTAAGGAAGGGAAatttgaaaaagcaggaaagcaaaagcacaagaTCGGTCATAAAAATGATGTGCAAAGATCTAGAAAAAGGTCCCTGAAAGCCAGATCTCAAAAGCACGAAGAATATatcatttcaaagcaaattgtGGGTTATCAGCGACCTAAGTGTCAGCACGAGAAAAGTAAAACAGATGCACCAAAACCTGCCTTTACCAAATGTCTTAACTCCATTGATAACACGAGGAATTCCCAAGCCAAAGTGCACCTCTTTAAAGAGAATAATTTGCAAGGCACTCTCACTCCATTTAAGGGTGTTAAATACGAAAAGGAAGGATTCCAACTCTCCAGAGATGCTAACAAATCTGATCTTAGTTATGAGCTTCTTACGGAACAACAAGCATCCAGTCTTACGTTCAATCTTGTAAGTGATGCTCAAATGGGCgaaattttcaaaagcttatTGCAAGGTTCTGATCTCTTAGAAAAAAATGGTGGCAATATTGACAGAAATGAGTGGGAATTCAGGACTCCAGAGAAACAGGTTTTAGACAGTTATAAATGCAGGGGTAATGCTGCTGAACTGGTGCAAGAGATTGTTCCAAAGGAGACTTGTGTGGAATCTCGACCAGTAGAGGATATTAACTGGCCTATTGTTTCACCTGTAAGAGCTCCCTCTTTAGCATCTAGGCTTCAGATGTCTGTTGATCCAGATGTACTAGATGAAAGCTGTATGTTTGAGGTTCCTACAAATGCAGCTTCATGCAAAGAAGATGAATGCAACTTACAAAAGAATAAATCATTTGTTTCTTCTATCCTTCTTGAAGATTTGGCTGTTTCCTTAACTATTCCATCACCTTTGAAATCAGATGCTCACCTCAGCTTCCTAAAACCTGAGAATAATTCTAGCTCAACTCCCGAGGGTGTTCTCAGTGCACATTACAGTGAAGATGCACTACTTGAAGAGGAGGATGCCACTGAACAAGACATTCATTTGGCTTTAGAATCTGATAACTCAAGCAGTAAATCAAGTTGTTCTTCATCATGGACAAGTCGGCCTGTTGCTCCCGGTTTTCAGTGTCGTCCCAGCCTACCAATGCAAGCAGTAATAATGGAGAAATCCAATGACCATTTTATTGTAAAGATTAGGCGTGCAGTGCCATCTATCTCAACAGCATCTGATCAGGTGGCTTTAGTGAAGGAGGCACGGGTGTCCTCAGCTAAgattgaaaaagaagaaataagaagtGGGGCAAAAGAAAGGGACAGTCAGATTGCCACAGCAGCCACTGTGCAAGGAACTGTCAAACCAGATCTGGTTAAGACAGATCGCTTGCCTCATGTCAGCATCGGAAAAGAACAACATCCTGCCTTACCTCAGCCTCTAAAGGAGTCATATAATAGTAttggaaaggaagaaactaCTGGGTTGCTTGGACCCTGTAGAAAATCTTCAAACGCAGAGAACCATGACACTGAAAGCCCAGATGAAGGCTCTGAGCAATCTCAGGCACACAAATTGAAAGTAtctgaaaacataaatgaaatGGGTGTTGGATGCAGTTTAGAGTCATATGTAGACATAACAGATGATATTGTTGGTGAAATTTCATGTTGTGCAGTGAAATCCACTGCAAATAACAGGAGCCAGGAAACTTCTGCAGGAAATTTGGAAACCagtaataaaaaggaagaactggaagagtGCGCTGGTGCATTTATAGACTTAACAGGAGAGTTTTCCAATGAGACTGCAGCAGGTGAAtgtaattttgaaacaaaatccaCCTCAAATACTGATGAAGGATGCCAGAAAAGTATAGATGATAAAACtagtaaaaaaaggaaaaaggagtcTGTCAGAGAGAATTCCAACTCAAAAAGGCAACGACGAGAAACTGAATCAGCAGGTGAAGGGAGTGATGCAAGTGATACAAAGTCTGAAGAGGTAAATTCAGCACCCAAGCTATGTTCTAGTAAGAAGAATGAGTTGCAGCAGAACAAAGATTCTTCTCCTTCAGCGTCATCTGCATCATCACCTAGTCTGTATGCcaaaaacatcattaaaaagaaaggagaagtaGTAGTTTCCTGGACGAG AAATGATGACCGAGAAATTTTACTGGAATGTCAGAGAAAAGGGCCGTCAAGCAAAACCTTTGGTTCCTTGGCCACTAGGCTGAACAAAAGTCCAAATCAG GTTTCAGAAAGATTCAAGCAGTTAATGAAGCTGTTCAAGAAATCCAAGTGCAAGTAA